TCGACCAATTTGGTAAACCAAGCATTGCCACCTGTTTCAAGGTTGATACCGTTATAGAAAATCAAGTCAGCTTGAGAGGTTTTCTTAACGTCTTCAGGAAGTGGTTCGTATTCGTGCGGGTCTTGACCAACAGGAACGATACTGTGAAGATCAATCTTGTCACCAGCGATATTTTTGGTAATATCAGCGATGATTGAGTTTGTAGCAACAACTTTCAGTTTTTGACCAGAAGCTGCATCTTTTTTTCCGCTAGCACATGCTACAAGTGCAATGACGGAAAGAAAGAGTACAAGCAATGTACCTAATTTTTTCATTAGATTCCTCCAGAAGGGTTTCCCCGTTATTTAATGATTTTTTTGTTTTTCAGTTTCAAGTATCGTTGCTTAGGAGAGATAAAGAAACTGATTAGAAAGAAGCTGGCGGATGTGAGCACGATGCTCGATCCTGCTGCGAGATTGAAACTATAGCCGATAAAGAGTCCCACAACAGAAGCGGTTGCCCCTAGGGTTGATGAAAGGAAAATCATACTCTTTAGGCTATTAGCATAAAGGTAAGCCGTCGCGGCTGGAGTGATTAGCATGGCCACGATAAGAATGGTTCCAACACTTTGCATTGCGGTGACAGACACAAGGGTCAAGAGCACCATGAGCAGATAGTGGTAGAAATTAACGGGCATTCCCATGGCCTTAGCCAGAAGCTCGTCAAAGGATGTAATCAATAGTTGTTTAAAGAAAATCCCGATAATCAAGAGAATGACTGCGCCCACACCAATGGTAATCCACATGTCCGTATCTTGGACAGCGAGGATATTCCCAAAAAGGATATGAAAGAGGTCTGTCGAACTCTTGGCAACACTAATCAAGATGACACCTAAGGCTAAGAAAGATGAAAAGGTAATACCAATGGCAGTGTCACTCTTGATAATAGAGTTTCCCTTGATGTAGGTAATGATGATGGAAGCCATCAAGCCAAAGATGATGGCTCCAATAAAGAAATCAATTCCCAGGATAAAGGAAAGGGCTACGCCGGGCAAAACTGCGTGAGAGATGGCATCCCCCATGAGAGACATCCCACGTAGGATGATAAAACATCCCACAGCTCCAGCAACAACTCCGATGACAATAGCTGTTATCAAGGCGTTTTGTAGGAAATGGAAATTTTGCAATCCATTGATAAATTCTGCTATCATAGGTCACCTCCATTGAAAAAGAGTTTGCTACCGTAGGCCTTTTTGAGATTGACCTCGGTAAAGGTTTCTTCGGTCGGACCAAGGTCTATTAATTCTCGATTGAGAAGCAAAACTTGGTCGAAATAATGGGGGACTTTGCTGAGGTCATGATGGACGATGAGAACTGTTTTACCAGATTTTTTTAGGTCTCTCAGCGTATTCATGATAATCTCTTCACTGATCGAGTCAATCCCGACAAAAGGCTCATCTAGAAAGATGTAGTCAGCTTCCTGCACTAGGCAGCGGGCAATCAAAACACGTTGGAATTGTCCTCCTGAGAGCTGGCTGATTTGGCGATCAGCATAGTCTGAGAGTCCAACGATTTCAAGTGCTTCTGCCACTTTTTTCCAGTGGCTGGCCTTTAAAGTGTGGAAGAGCGGGATGGATGGATAGAGTCCCAGAGAGACACATTCCTTGACCTTGATAGGGAAATTGTAGTCGATATGGATTTTTTGCTCGACATAGGCAACTCGATTTAAAGATTTCTTGACTTCTTTGTCGTCGAGAAAGGCCTGACCTTCATGTGGGATAATTCCTAACATACCTTTTAATAAAGTTGATTTTCCAGCACCATTTGGACCAATAATTCCGGTAATAGTTGGTCCGTGGAGCACTAGTGAGATATCCTTTAGTGCCAGCGTTTCTTTGTAGGAGACGCTGAGGTGTTCAATACGTATCATAACAAATTCCTCCCTCCTGTATTTTAATATACATTAAAAAAAAAATTAAGTCAAGTTAATTTTTGAAAAATTTAAAATAATCTAGTCTTTTAATTTATTTTAAATAGTGAAAGCGATGCCATTTTATCATCTTGAAATAAAGAATGATAGACGAGGGTAAGTCATATTTTTAATTGCATTCCCAAGTGTTTTTTGCTAAGCTAGGAATAAGTGAAAATATGAAAGCGAGAACAAGATGACACGTTATCAAGACGATTTTTATGATGCAATCAATGGCGAATGGGAAAAAACAGCTGTGATTCCAGCTGATAAATCTCGAACAGGTGGTTTTATTGACCTTGATGAGGAAATTGAAGAGTTGATGCTAGCGACTACGGACAAGTGGTTGGTAGGTGAGGATATCCCAGAGGATGCTATCCTCGCCAACTTTGTTAAGTACCATCGCATGGTACGTGATTTTGACAAAAGAGAAGCAGATGGGATCAAGCCTGTCCTTTCTCTACTTAAGGAATACCAAGATTTGGAGAGTTTTGCAGATTTTACCAGCAAACTAGCAGCGTTTGAACTAGCTGGTAAACCAAACTTCTTGCCATTTGGTGTTTCACCAGACTTTATGGATGCCAGAACCAATGTTCTCTGGGCAAGTGCACCAGGGACGATTTTGCCAGATACGACTTACTATGCTGAAGACCATCCTCAACGTGAGGAGTTGCTAGGTTTGTGGAAGGAAAGTACCACAAATCTTCTCAAAGCCTATGATTTTTCAGATGAGGAAATCGCAGACTTATTAGAGAAACGATTGGAATTGGACCGTCGCATTGCGGCTGTGGTGCTTTCTAACGAAGAAAGTTCAGAATATGCCAAACTCTACCATCCATACGCTTATGAAGATTTCAAGAAATTTGCCCCTGCCCTACCTCTAGATGACTTCTTCCAAGCAGTTCTTGGACAAACTCCAGATAAGGTTATCGTAGACGAGGAACGTTTCTGGCAAGCAGCAGACCAATTCTATAGTGAAGAAGCATGGCCTTTGCTCAAGGCAACCTTGATTTTGGCTGTGGTGAATCTTTCAACTAGCTATCTCACAGATGAGATTCGTGTCTTGTCAGGTGCTTATGGACGTGCCCTTTCAGGTGTTCCAGAAGCTCAGGACAAGGTCAAGGCGGCTTATCACTTGGCTCAAGGTCCTTTCAAGCAAGCTCTCGGTCTCTGGTATGCGCATGAAAAATTCTCTCCAGAAGCTAAGGCAGACGTAGAGAAAAAAGTAGCGACCATGATTGATGTTTACAAGGAACGCTTGGCTAAGAACGACTGGCTCACACCTGAAACGCGTGACAAGGCCATTGTCAAACTCAATGTCATCAAGCCTTATATCGGTTATCCAGAGGAATTGCCAGAACGCTACAAGGACAAGGTAGTGGATGAAACAGCCAGCCTCTTTGAGAATGCCCTAGCCTTTGCGTGTGTGGAAATCAAGCACAGCTGGAGCAAGTGGAACCAGCCGGTTGATTACAAGGAGTGGGGAATGCCAGCTCACATGGTTAATGCCTACTACAATCCTCAGAAGAACTTGATTGTCTTTCCAGCTGCTATCTTACAGGCGCCTTTCTATGACTTGCATCAGTCGTCTTCGGCTAACTACGGTGGTATTGGTGCGGTTATTGCCCACGAGATTTCTCATGCCTTTGACACAAATGGCGCGTCCTTTGATGAAAATGGTAGTCTCAAGGATTGGTGGACAGAGAGTGACTATGCTGCCTTTAAAGAAAAAACGCAGAAAGTTATCGACCAATTTGATGGCCAAGAATCTAACGGCGCAAGTATCAACGGAAAACTAACCGTATCAGAAAACGTTGCCGACTTGGGAGGAATTGCTGCAGCCCTTGAAGCTGCCAAGAGAGAACCAGACTTCTCTGCTGAAGAATTCTTCCACAACTTTGCTCGTATCTGGCGTATGAAAGGCCGTCCTGAGTTGATGAAACTCATGGCCAGTGTCGATGTGCACGCGCCTGCCAAACTCCGTGTTAATGTCCAAGTACCAAACTTCGATGACTTCTTTACAACATACGATGTCAAAGAAGGCGATGGTATGTGGCGTTCACCAGAGGACCGTGTGATTATTTGGTAAGACAAAAACCAAGGAAATTTTCCTTGGTTTTTTGCTTGCTAGAAAAAGGGATTAAAAGTCTTTTCGTGAGCGATAGTCGTAGCTGGACCATGCCCAGGATAGACATCGTAGTTAGGAAGAGTAAAGAGTTGCGTCTGAATGCTATGGAGGAGTTGTTCCGTGCTACCGGTAGGAAGATCGGTCCGTCCGATGGTTTCTCGGAATAGAGCATCTCCCGTCAAGACTAGATGAGCATCAGGAAAGACCAGAGAAACACCGCCAATAGAGTGGCCAGGTGTTGGCAATACTGTAAAACGGAATTCTTCGATCCAGTATTCCTCGTTAAAGACATAGGTGTGCTCAGCTGGTTTGCAGACGACATCCTCCATATCGTCGTGTCGTGGGAGGCCAGAGAGATTGTCTACAGGAGTGTAGAGCCAGCTGGCTTCACTTTCTGCGACGTAGACTGGGGGATTTCCAAAAGTATCTCTGACCAAGTCAAGGCTCATAATATGGTCGTAGTGGGTGTGGGTCAAGAGAATTGCACAGATGGGTTTGTTGATTTTTTCGATAGTTTTGCGAATAGCTTCCCAATGGCTACCAGGGTCGACCACAATCAGGTGTTGGTCCCCCTCTATGTAGTAGGTATTTTCATAGGCAACGGGATTCACGGTTTTATGGATTTTCATAGGATTTCCTCTCTCAAAGAATGTACTGATACCAGTATAACACAGAAGAGAGGGCTTAGGGTATCAGAAGGTCTTTTTCCTACCTTAACGATTTTTCCAAGCTTGGTAGCGGGTGTCGATCAAGAGTTGGGTTAGGCGTCCCATGGTTTCTTTTTCTTCGGGAGTGAGGGATTGAGCTTGGACAAAGAGATGGTGAATGTGTTCAATGACCTTGAAGGAAGAAAGATCGTTGATAGAGGAGATACCTGCATCAAGAATGATTCCAAAAAAGAGGTCGAAGTAGAGCTGCAGTTCCTCGTCAGGAACTGTTTCAACCCATTCCTTGAAAGTAGTATCGACTTGTTGGCTGTCACTATTGGTCTCATCCAGTTGGACAAAGTGTTTGTTTTCAACCTGCCAACTAAAGGTGTCGTGCTGGGCAATACCACCAAGGGCAGTGCTTCGAACGACGATTTTCTTATCAGGGATTTCCAGCATCATCCCGATGATAGAACCTTGTGGGACAAATACTTTCGTTCTTTCCATCATGTTTTGATAGCCAGCTGTTTCTGTCAGTTCCTTGTGAAGTCCGGGCGCATCAAAAGTATAGACAGCGACAATGTTTTTCTGTAAGTTTGGATCAAGTTGACTGGCAGCATAGACGGCTAGATTGCCCCCTTTTGAGTGCCCTGCCAGGATAACCTTTTGGTTGGGATGTTGGGCAAAAAAGTCCTGTAAATACTGGAGAGCATGTTTTTGAGCTGGAATTTCCTTCATATAGGTCATATGGAAATCTTCTTTCCAACCGATGATACTGTCATCAGTTCCACGAAAAACAAGCAAATAGGTATCGAGACTGATACGATAAGTCATGGCTGCAAACTGTTTTTGCAATTCAGGATCGATATCGTTGATAAAGTCTGAGAGCTTGCAATTTTTAAACCGTTTGTGTTGAACGAGCTGATCCAATAACTGGAGACGGTTTTTATTGGTCAACATAGTCGTTTCTCTAGGGATTTGAGGTGCTAGTTCTATGAGACGCTTTGGTTCTTGGGCAACTACATCATCAAAAGCAAGGTAGGTTAATTCAGTCAGGGCAAGAACATCTAACTCGTTCACGGGGAGGTCATAAAAGGAATCGTATGCTATATCATTCAGGTAGTCAAAAATATTGGCCATAAAAGCTCCTTTCTCTATGTCTATCCTATCACATTTACCAAGAATTAGCTAGTAGACTTGTTCGAATGACCTAGTAGGGTTTGATTGAAATACATAGAAGACAGATTGCTCCTATTTCAAACCTCTAAACGAGCTTACTTGTATATTTTTGCTATCGACTCCATTTTCCTTTAAAAAATTCTTCATCTCATTTACATCATCAGGCTGACCTGTGATGAGATAGCTGGCTTGATTGCCGTATTCATCAATAGCACGTTTTAAAAATTCTTGACTTTGAGAAAGTTCATCGTTAGTTTTATAAGTAAAATTCGGTATTTTTTGAGCCAGTTCTTTCATCTCATTATCGAAAATAGTAACTCCTTTGTCAAAATGATTGAGTATAATCGGGCATTTACCAGCCCACTCTTTGATAAGGGGGCGTAGAGCAGAAATGCCGACATCAGATGCAAAGCAAACTAGTGGCTTATTCGTATCTTTAACAGTCAAAGAGGAATCCAGCCAACTCATCTCAATCTCACTGCCAGCCGGTAAATGTGTCAAGGTGTTCTTAAAGTTGCTACCACTATTATGAGTCAAAATGAGAATTTCATCTTCATCAGGTGTGGAGGCAATGGTTAGCCATCGACTGGTTTGCTCTCCCTTAGCTTCATATTTACTAGCAGTAGACGAGGTATCAGGGAGTGTAAACTTAGCATAAGCCCCAGCTTTCCAGATTTGATGACTCGGTTTTGTGATATGAATTAAATATAGATCTCCGATGGGGTTTTCGATGGATTTTATCGATAATGTCTGGCTTCGTCCAAGATAAGCGATGGCACCCCAAGTTATAAGGATTAGGACTCCAAGTGTAGATAGAATGATAATGAACATTTTTTTACCTCTTTTCATTTTTTATGACCCCTGTTCTTAATTTTATGAATGAACTTGAAGAAAATTCATTCATTTTTTTCAAAAAATAAAGAAATCCATTCTTTATTTTAGAACTCCTTTAATGAAGTTGGTTGCAAGTATTTCAACAGTTTTACCAATATTTGGAAAATCTTTTTCTGTGATATGCATATCCATATAGTAAAACAGATTATAAACCTGTAAAATATCTTGAATCTTTTCTGGCGAGTACCCTTCAGCCTGCATACGATTTGTAAAAGTTTTAACTAGAAACTGATGAAATGGATTTGCGACTTTGCCTTCTTCCGAGGAATAGTAGCTGTGCAACTCATCTGCTATGGCAGGATTGTACCATTCTGCAAGGATTTTATTGGAAGAAACGAGAGTTCTGGACTGAGCAAAGAGTTGAGCAATGAGGTCGATCATGTCAATTTCCCAATCCAGTTCTTCGATCATAGCTTGGCGTGCACGGTTGTTTTCATCTATATAGATGTCTAGAAAAATAGCTTCTTTACTCTCGTAATAGTTATAAAAAGAGCCGACTGCCACACCAGCTTGCCTAGCAATTTCTGAAATCCCTGTCGCCTTGTAACCTTTTTTCGAAAAAACTTCATAGGCCGCTGTCTTTAAAGCTTGTTTTTTGTCCAATCTGATTTAGCCTCCTTTGTTTTATGAATGAATAAATTATTTTGTTCATTCACATTTTAACAAATCCTAGCTGGCTTGTCAATAAGAAGGCTAGATCTATTAAATAAGTGAAAGAAATGCTAACTAAATGAATACAAAAAGGAAAAATAGGATAAGGCTGGAACTATAGTTAAAAATAAGGTATGATATCAATGGGATTATTCTCTATTTAGCTATCGTTTCCTAATTTGGATTTGAAAAATAGATAGCCAAATAGTTGAGATACTAATCCATAGATTTTTTATTAGGGTATTTGATATTTTGAACAAGAGTAAAGGAGGAGCGCATGCACAAAATTTTACTAGTAGAGGATGACCAAGTCATTCGGCAACAAGTTGGGAAATTGCTCTCTGAGTGGGGATTTGAGATCGTTTTGGTAGAAGACTTTATGGAAGTGCTGAGTTTATTTGTCCAGTCGGAACCTCATTTGGTCCTCATGGATATTGGTTTGCCACTTTTTAATGGTTATCACTGGTGTCAGGAGATTCGTAAGATTTCCAAGGTGCCCATTATGTTTCTGTCTTCGAGAGATCAGGCTATGGATATCGTCATGGCGATCAATATGGGAGCGGATGACTTTGTGACCAAGCCTTTTGACCAGCAGGTCCTTTTGGCTAAGGTTCAGGGCTTATTACGCCGTTCCTATGAGTTTGGGCGGGATGAAAGTTTGCTAGAGTATGCAGGTGTGATTCTCAATACCAAGTCTATGGATCTGCACTATCAAGGTGAAGTCCTGAGCCTAACCAAGAATGAATTTCAAATTTTGCGGGTTTTGTTTGAACATGCGGGCAATATCGTGGCGCGTGATGACCTGATGCGGGAACTCTGGAACAGCGACTTTTTTATCGACGACAATACCCTGTCTGTTAATGTTGCTCGTTTGCGCAAAAAGCTTGAGGAACAAGGCTTGGCAGGCTTTATCGAAACCAAGAAAGGGATAGGATACGGACTGAAACATGCTTGATTGGAAACTATTTTTTCTAGCCTATCTGCGTTCTCGTAGTCGCATCTTTATCTATATTTTTTCGTTGGGTTTTCTTGTCCTACTCTTTCAGTTTCTGTTTGCTAGTCTAGGATCTTATTTTCTTTATTTTTTGCTGCTCAGTAGTTTTTTGACCTTCCTATTTTTGGCTTGGGATATATTTGCAGAAGCTCAGGTTTATCGACAGGAAGTACTCTATGCTGAGCGAGACCCCAAGTCTCCTCTGGAATGTGCGCTAGCAGAAAAGCTCGAAGAGCGTGAATCTGAATTATATCAAAAGAAGTCTGAAGCGCAGAGTAAGCTGACGGATTTGCTTGATTACTACACCTTATGGGTTCACCAGATCAAGACGCCCATTGCGGCTAGTCGCCTTTTAGTAGCAGAAGTCTCTGATCGGGAGGTCAAGCAGCAACTGGAACAGGAAATTTTCAAGATTGACTCCTATACCAATCTGGTGTTGCAGTATCTTCGTTTAGAAAGCTTCCACGATGACTTGGTATTTGAAAAGGTCCAAGTGGAGGACTTGGTCAAGGAGATGGTTCGTAAGTACGCTCTTTTCTTTATCCAGAAGGGACTAACAGTCAATCTACATAATCTCGACAAAACCATCGTGACCGATAAGAAGTGGTTGTTGGTCGTCATTGAACAAATCCTCTCAAACAGCCTCAAATACACCAAGGAAGGTGGACTAGAGATTTATATGGAGGGTCAGGAGCTCTGTATCAAGGATACGGGGATTGGGATTAAAAACAGTGATGTACTCCGAGTCTTTGAACGTGGTTTTTCAGGCTACAATGGTCGCCTGACCCAGCAGTCATCTGGACTTGGACTCTACCTATCCAAGAAAATTTCTGAAGAACTTGGCCACCAGATTCGTATCGAGTCTGAGGTCGGGACAGGAACGACAGTAAGAATCAAGTTTGCCGATATAAATCTGAGAATTGAGTGAGCATAATAGATAAGAGCCCAGGATAAGACAACTGGGCTTTTCTACCTTTAACTGTGTATCCTAGTAAATTATTTGCTTGGGCGTTTCCGGTTAAAAAATAAAAATCAACCAGACTTTGTGAAAGGTCATCTACAAAATCAAGCTATTCTTTTAACATCAGACTATAATTATCTAGTCGTATCCAATCTTCAATCCTTCCTAAGAACTGGTGGGTGCAACATCAAAATGCAGAAATTACTAGTGAACTCGCTGGTGGGATGGATGTGACTGTAAGCGAAGAGGGACAGTTGAAACTAGCTGATGATTATCCAGACTGTCTTAATAAATCGATATTACGTTTTGAAGATCAGGCTAGTCTTGTTTACGGCTCTGTTCGAGCAATTACCAGTGAGCAAATCAATGAGATTTTTGGTGAGTTCTTCTTTATCGGTATCTTCCTTTTTATTATTTTTATGGTTGGTGCAGTATTAATTATCCACTATAAACAAATCTCTGAGGGATATGAAGATCACGAACGCTTTATCATCTTGAAAAGGGTAGGTCCTGATCAAAAGCAGATCAAGCAAACCATTAACAAGCAAATCTTGACCGTTTTCTTTCTTCCTGTAATTTTTGCCTTCCTCCATTTGGCCTTTTCTTATCATATGCTTAGTTTGATTCTCAAGGTCATTGAAGTAGTTGATGCGACCATGATGTTAACGATAATCTTACCTATCTGTTAAATTGATAGATTTCTTCAGAGAAAGACTGTAAAATTTTTGATATAATGTTAAGGATAGACTGACGGATGCTTAAAGGATAATTTTCAAAAACATAACAGGTGAGAATTAAAAATATGTAAGATTGAACAGAAGTCTCTCTACCATCATCCAAGCAGAAACAAGATTATATGAAATAAAAGGAGTAACCAATGACCAGAAATTATTCAACACGTGAATATCGTGAGAAATTATATGATGATCTTCATGTTCGATTAAGAGATACAGTGATTTTGATGTGTGCGATTTTTATTGCCTCTATAGGTTTAAATATGAATTCAACAGCTGTCATTATTGGAGCCATGCTGATTTCCCCTCTTATGACATCGATTGTTGGACTCGGATTTGGTTTAGCTATTTTTGATATGCGTTTAATCAAGCAATCTCTAGAGGTTTTATTTACTCAAGTATTGGTCAGTTTGCTTGTCTCGACTTTATATTTCTGGATTTCCCCCTTATCTTATGCAAGTAGCGAGTTGATTGCACGAACCTCTCCAACCATTTGGGATGTTCTCATTGCTATTGCTGGTGGGATAGCAGGTGTAATTGGGTCACGGAAAAAAGAAGCAAACAATATCGTGCCAGGAGTAGCCATTGCAACAGCTCTGATGCCACCTATCTGTACTGCAGGATATGGTTTAGCTAACGGGAATGTACGATTTTTATTTGGGGCTCTCTATCTTTTCTTGATCAACTGTGTCTTTATCATGCTAGCCAACATTATTGGAACAAGAATTTTGATGAGAAAATCTCCCTTAAGTTCATTTAAAGAGCTAAACATTAAAATGAAAATTGGCTTGATATCCTTGATTGTATTATTGGTTCTTCCAGCCAGTTATTCAGCAGTCACTCTGACGATAGATCAAGCGCGAAAAGAAGGAATCAAACAGTTTGTAGCAAAAGAGTTCGCTAATCACACGGTCATTAATCAAGTCTACAAGTCAAGGAACAATGAATTGGTCTTAACGGTTGTTGGAGATCCGATTTCAGAAGAAAAATTAGAAACGCTCCATCAAAAACAAGCCTCTTACGGTATTCAATCTGTTCAATTAAAAGTCAATCAAGTCCATAATTCGATAAAATTAGATAGTGAGATGACCAAGGAATTTTATGAAAACATTAACAAGTATATCAATCAAAAACTCTCTGAAAAAGATTCACAAAAAGATCTCGTAAAAGAAAATGAAGCAGACAAGGATTGAGGATATTGAACTTATCTAACTCATGGAAGCAAATGTTGGGAGGATATCCTATATCCAACAGTTAGTGGATAGAAAGGATTGTTGATGAGGATACCATTTGTGGTGGTTTGACCAATCACGACTAGCTCAGGTTAATAAAATATAAAAAAGCAACAACTATTTCAGTTGTTGCTTTTTAGGTAGCTGGGATTTTATCTCAGGTTTTATCTCTTATGATAAAATTCGAATAGGGATTGCTAAATTATTGGTCAGTAAAATTTGAGAATTATATAATATCGAATTTCTCAACGCGTGATTTGTTGGCAATATCAGCTAGGATTGCTTGAACAAAGTCATCAACTAAGACAGTTTGTGTTTCTTTTTGACCATAGCGACGAACGTTGACAGTTCCGTCTTCCATTTCCTTGTCCCCAACGATCAATTGGTACGGGATCTTGCTGGTTTGTGAAGCACGGATCTTGAACTGCATTTTTTCATTACGTTCATCCACATCAGCACGGATACCACGGTCACGGAGTTTCTTAGCCACTTCCCAAGCGTAGTCCACGTGTTTTTCGTTAGATACTGGGATGAGGGTTACTTGGTGTGGTGCCAGCCATGTTGGGAAGGCACCCTTGTAGTTTTCAATCAAGATAGCTGTGAAGCGTTCCATGGTTGAGATAACTCCACGGTGGATCATAACTGGACGGTGCTCTTCGCCATCAGCTCCGATATATTTAAGGTCGAAGCGTTCTGGAAGCAAGAAGTCAAGCTGGATAGTTGAAAGGGTTTCTTCTTTTCCAAGGGCTGTCTTAACTTGAATATCCAATTTTGGTCCGTAGAAGGCTGCTTCACCTTCGGCTTCAAAGTAGTCCACACCCATTTCATCAAGGGCGGCACGAAGCATGGTTTGGGCATTCTCCCACATCTCATCGTTATCAAAGTACTTGTGAGTATCTTGAGGGTCGCGAAGAGAGAGACGGAAGCGGTATTCAGTCAAGTTGAAGTCTTCATAAACATCGATAATCAACTGAAGGGCGCGTTGGAATTCTTCTTGGATTTGTTCTGGAGTAACAAAGAGGTGACCGTCGTTAAGAGACATTTCACGTACACGTTGAAGACCAGTAAGGGCACCAGATTTTTCATAACGGTGCATCATACCGATTTCAGCGATACGGATTGGCAACTCACGGTATGAGTGAACATGGTGTTTGAAGACTTGGATGTGGTGTGGGCAGTTCATTGGGCGGAGGACAAACTCTTCACCGTCTCCCATGTCCATGGTTGGGAACATATCTTCACGGTAGTGATCCCAGTGACCAGAAGTCTTGTAAAGCTCTACAGAGGCAAGTGGTGGAGTGTAAACGTGTTGGTAGCCTGCAGCTATTTCCTTATCGACAATGTAGCGTTCCAATTCACGACGGATTGTCGCACCATTTGGCAACCAGAATGGCAAACCTTGTCCAACTTCTTGAGAAATCATGAAGAGGTCAAGCTCTTTACCAAGTTTACGGTGGTCACGTTCTTTGGCCTCTTCACGCATTTGAAGGTAGTTCTTCAAGTCTTTCTTGTCAAACCAAGCTGTACCGTAGATCCGTTGCATCATGGCATTGTCGCTATTTCCACGCCAGTAAGCACCAGCTACATGGAGAAGGTGGAAGATTTGGATGCGACCTGTTGACGGAACGTGTGGGCCACGGCAAAGGTCCACGTATTCGCCTTGACGGTAGATAGTTAAACCGCCTTCGTCTTCAGAGTGTTCTTCAATCAATTCCAACTTGTAAGGGTCGTTCTTAAAGATTTCACGCGCCTCGTCTTTCGTCACTTCTTCACGGATTGATGGGAAGTTTTCTTTGACGATTTTTTGCATTTCTTCTTCGATACGAGGAAGGTCTTCGTTAGAAATTTGACCAGCTTGATTATCCGTATCGTAGTAGAAACCATCCTCGATAGCTGGACCAACACCCAAGTGAATATCTGGGAAAAGGCGACGAGCTGCTTGGGCGAACAAGTGAGCCGCTGAGTGGCGCAAGATTGGAAGGGCATCTTCGTGATCAGGTGTCACGATTTCGATGCTTCCATCTTCAGTGATAGCACGAGTCGTGTCAATGAGTTTACCGTTGAATTTACCAGCCAAGGCTTTTTTAGCTAGGGAATTGCTGATAGATTGGGCAATTTCAAAAGTTGTCACGCCAGATTCGAATTCACGAACAGCGCCATCTGGGAAAGTAATCTTAATCATGGTTTTCTCCTTAAATATTTATTCTATTTTTGTTGGACAATTTTAAGAGCCGAGCAACTTCTTCCGCATTCTGATTCTCTGATTGACTACCATCTGTTACGAGACTAGAATAACCTAATTTCATCGCTTCCTTACGCACCATTTGGGCAAAAAGAATATCTCGCTGCATCCAGTTTTCAAAAGCTTGCTCAGGGTTGGTTGTACCCTCTAAGACATAAGGAACCCATTCTCTCTGTCTATAATGCTTTTTCTGAAAATCAGCTGTCGGAGTCAAGCATAGATAGGAAGATGCTGGGCATTCAAGCCCCTTTACCAAGTGAGGCAAAAGTCCTGCCCCCTCCACCAAGAGGGGTCTATCTTGATTTTTTATCAAGTAAGA
Above is a window of Streptococcus oralis subsp. dentisani DNA encoding:
- the thrS gene encoding threonine--tRNA ligase; amino-acid sequence: MIKITFPDGAVREFESGVTTFEIAQSISNSLAKKALAGKFNGKLIDTTRAITEDGSIEIVTPDHEDALPILRHSAAHLFAQAARRLFPDIHLGVGPAIEDGFYYDTDNQAGQISNEDLPRIEEEMQKIVKENFPSIREEVTKDEAREIFKNDPYKLELIEEHSEDEGGLTIYRQGEYVDLCRGPHVPSTGRIQIFHLLHVAGAYWRGNSDNAMMQRIYGTAWFDKKDLKNYLQMREEAKERDHRKLGKELDLFMISQEVGQGLPFWLPNGATIRRELERYIVDKEIAAGYQHVYTPPLASVELYKTSGHWDHYREDMFPTMDMGDGEEFVLRPMNCPHHIQVFKHHVHSYRELPIRIAEIGMMHRYEKSGALTGLQRVREMSLNDGHLFVTPEQIQEEFQRALQLIIDVYEDFNLTEYRFRLSLRDPQDTHKYFDNDEMWENAQTMLRAALDEMGVDYFEAEGEAAFYGPKLDIQVKTALGKEETLSTIQLDFLLPERFDLKYIGADGEEHRPVMIHRGVISTMERFTAILIENYKGAFPTWLAPHQVTLIPVSNEKHVDYAWEVAKKLRDRGIRADVDERNEKMQFKIRASQTSKIPYQLIVGDKEMEDGTVNVRRYGQKETQTVLVDDFVQAILADIANKSRVEKFDII